The nucleotide sequence GTAGACATGCAAGGTGCAGCCTTGCTGGCTCTTGGCCTGCTGCATGGCGATGTACGCGTGCCACATCAGCGGGTCGGCGCCGCTCTCGGCGCAAGCGTGGGCCAGCCCCAGGCTGCAGCCGACGAGCAGGCTTTCACCCTCAATCCAGTAGGGCTAGGCCAGCGCTTCAATAATGTGCGCCGCTAAACGTTCGCCGTGCTGCGGGTCGCGGCGGCTGTCCAACAGCAAGGCAAATTCATCGCTGCCTAGACGGGCTAACTGATCGCTGGGCTGCAAGTGCGCCTTAATACGTGCGACAACCTGTTGAATCAACTGGTCGCCACCCTGATAACCAAGGGCATCGTTGGCATGGCGAAAGTTATCTAAATTTAGGTGGCCGAGGGTGAGCCCGACGCCTTGGTATTCGGCCAGCCGTGCGGCCAATAACCGCTGGAAGCCTTGACGATTGGCAATCCCCGTCAGCGCATCTTGCTCACCCAAACGCTGCAAGGCGAGCTGCAGCGTGCTGCGCTCGGCGGCATAACGCAGGCTGCGAAGCAGCACATCGGTGCTCAGTCGGTCACGCACCAACCAATCGCACACCCCTTGCGGCTCTTCTGCAGGCTCGACATCCAGCAGCAAAATAATCGGCAGGCAACACTGCTTGGAGGTCGGCAGGTAGTGGGCGGTGGTCAACAACAAGGCATTATCAGGGGTGTCAAACAACGCACTGGCAGCCTCCCAAGACGGCGCTGTGATCAATGCATACGCGCTGCCGAACGCGCTTAAGCGTTCACGCAGTAACTCGACCCAGCCTGGCGTTTGCGCCAACACCAGTAACCGCAAAGGTTGAACAAACCCGGACAAGAACTTCCCCCGCTGAATAATAAAGAGCGTGCAGCCGCTCGGGTGCGTCGTAGTCGACGTCTAATCACCCACATCCCTGTGTCAGTGGCGCCTGTTTCCGGCACCTGAGTAGCAAAAGTGGCGTCAGAGTACTGGATTGCACAAATTAACCAAGCGTGGCGGTTTGCCATTATGTGGACGGCCACACACCTGCAGACGCTCGCGGCAGAACGTATCAGGCCTGTTAAAATGCCCGCCCATTTCGCCTGGCGATTGATTCAATGTCTCGACTGAACCCCAGGCAGCAGGAAGCCGTGAACTACGTCAGCGGCCCGCTGTTGGTGCTCGCCGGCGCAGGCTCCGGCAAGACCAGCGTCATCACCCGTAAAATTGCCCACTTGGTGCATAACTGCGGCGTCCAAGCTCGGCATATCGTCGCCATGACCTTTACCAACAAGGCGGCGCGGGAGATGAAAGAGCGCGTTGGCAGCCTGCTCAAAGGACCCGAGGCGCGCGGCCTGACGGTGTCGACCTTCCACAATTTGGGCATGAACATCATTCGTAAAGAATACGCAGCGCTGGGTTACAAGCCGGGCTTCTCGATCTTTGATGAGGGTGATATCAAGGCGCTGCTGTCGGACATCATGCAGAAGGAGTATTCCGGTGATGACGGCGCCGACGAAATTAAAAACACCATCGGCAGCTGGAAGAATGAGCTGATCATGCCCGAGCAGGCGCTGGCCGAGTCGCGCAACCCCAAAGAGCAGACCGCCGCCATCGTTTACCTGCATTACCAGCGCACGCTTAAAGCCTATAACGCGGTGGATTTTGACGACCTGATTCTGATGCCGGTGAAGCTGTTCCAAGAGCACCCGGCCATCTTGGAGAAATGGCAGAACCGTATCCGTTATTTGCTGGTGGACGAATATCAAGACACCAATGCCAGCCAGTACCTGCTGGTGAAGCTGCTGGTGGGCATGCGTAACCAGTTCACCGTGGTCGGTGATGATGACCAATCGATCTACGCCTGGCGCGGTGCGCGCCCGGAAAACCTGATGCTGCTGAAAGACGACTACCCGTCGCTAAAAGTAGTGATGCTGGAGCAGAACTACCGCTCCACCAGCCGCATCCTCAAGTGCGCCAACACCCTGATCGCCAACAACCCGCATGCCTTCGAAAAGCAGCTGTGGAGCGAGATGGGCATGGGCGACGCCATCCGCGTGATCCGCTGCAAGAATGAAGATGCCGAATGCGAGCGCGTGGCCCTAGAAATACTCACCGAGCATTTGCGCACTGACCGGCCCTACAGCGACTACGCCATCCTTTATCGCGGTAACTACCAGGCCAAACTGATGGAGCTGAAACTGCAGCATCATCAGATTCCGTATCGCCTGAGTGGTGGCACCAGCTTCTTCGCCCGCCAAGAGGTGAAGGATCTGATGAGCTACTTCCGCCTGCTGGTTAACCCGGACGACGACAACGCCTTCCTGCGCGTGATCAACGTGCCGCGCCGCGAAATTGGCTCCACAACCCTGGAAAAACTCGGTAACTACGCCACCAGCCGCAAGATCAGCATGTATACCGCCGCCGGAGAAATCGGCTTGGGTGAAACACTGGACGCGCGCTTTACCGAACGCTTGGCGCGCTTTACCAAATGGATGGACCGGGTGCGCCAGGAATGCGCGCAGAACGACCCCATTGCGGCGATCCGCAGCATGGTGATGGACATCGATTACGAGAATTGGCTGCGCCAGAACGCCTCCAACGACAAGGTTGCCGACGCGCGCATGGGCAACGTCTGGTTCCTCGTCGAAGCATTGAAAAATACCCTAGAGCGCGACGAAGACGGCGATATGACCATCGAAGACGCCATCGGCAAATTGGTGCTGCGCGACATGCTCGAACGCCAGCAGGAAGAAGAGGAAGGTGCCGACGGCGTGCAAATGATGACCCTGCACGCCTCCAAGGGGCTGGAATATCCGTCGGTGTACATCCTCGGCGTGGAGGAAGAAATCCTCCCGCACCGCTCCAGCATTGAAGCCGATACGGTTGAGGAAGAACGCCGTCTGGCCTACGTCGGCATCACCCGCGCCAAGCGCAACCTGACCATGACGTATGCGTCCAAACGCAAGCAATACGGCGAGGTCATCGACTGCGCGCCTAGCCGTTTTCTCGATGAACTGCCGCCCGAAGACTTAGTCTGGGAGGGCTTGGAAGACGCGCCACCCGAGGTCAAAGCCGCCACCGGTAACTCGGCACTGGCCAACATGCGGGCGATGCTCAAGAAATAAAGGCCACTGCACCAGCCCGCAGGGTGGCCGTGAGGAACGACAAACGATGAGAGTTAGGTTTGCTCAAGCGTAGGGTGGATGGCGCTTCATCCATCCACCAAAGCGCACTGGTGGATGAAAAAGCACCATCCACCCTACATAATCCTCGCAGCCGTATACGAGCCAGAAGAACACGCCCCGGAGCGCATCCGGGCCACATTTATAACGAGGGTAACCGCGTGGAAGCGCTGAAACAGAAGATTCGTGAGGAAGGCACCGTACTCTCAGAGCACGTGCTCAAGGTCGATGCCTTTCTAAACCATCAGATCGACCCCCAGCTGATGCAACAAATCGGTCATGAATTTGCTCAGCGCTTTGCCGGCCTGGGCATCAGTAAGATCGTCACCATCGAGGCTTCTGGCATTGCACCGGCGGTAATGGCGGGTTTGGAGCTGGGCGTACCGGTGATCTTTGCGCGTAAGTTCCAATCGGTAACGCTCACGGACAACCTGTATATCTCCAAGGTGTTTTCCTTCACCAAGCAAACCGAAAGCACCCTGGCCATCTCAGCCAAGCACCTGAACGCCAGCGAT is from Pseudomonas sp. TMP9 and encodes:
- the rep gene encoding DNA helicase Rep yields the protein MSRLNPRQQEAVNYVSGPLLVLAGAGSGKTSVITRKIAHLVHNCGVQARHIVAMTFTNKAAREMKERVGSLLKGPEARGLTVSTFHNLGMNIIRKEYAALGYKPGFSIFDEGDIKALLSDIMQKEYSGDDGADEIKNTIGSWKNELIMPEQALAESRNPKEQTAAIVYLHYQRTLKAYNAVDFDDLILMPVKLFQEHPAILEKWQNRIRYLLVDEYQDTNASQYLLVKLLVGMRNQFTVVGDDDQSIYAWRGARPENLMLLKDDYPSLKVVMLEQNYRSTSRILKCANTLIANNPHAFEKQLWSEMGMGDAIRVIRCKNEDAECERVALEILTEHLRTDRPYSDYAILYRGNYQAKLMELKLQHHQIPYRLSGGTSFFARQEVKDLMSYFRLLVNPDDDNAFLRVINVPRREIGSTTLEKLGNYATSRKISMYTAAGEIGLGETLDARFTERLARFTKWMDRVRQECAQNDPIAAIRSMVMDIDYENWLRQNASNDKVADARMGNVWFLVEALKNTLERDEDGDMTIEDAIGKLVLRDMLERQQEEEEGADGVQMMTLHASKGLEYPSVYILGVEEEILPHRSSIEADTVEEERRLAYVGITRAKRNLTMTYASKRKQYGEVIDCAPSRFLDELPPEDLVWEGLEDAPPEVKAATGNSALANMRAMLKK
- a CDS encoding xanthine phosphoribosyltransferase, with translation MEALKQKIREEGTVLSEHVLKVDAFLNHQIDPQLMQQIGHEFAQRFAGLGISKIVTIEASGIAPAVMAGLELGVPVIFARKFQSVTLTDNLYISKVFSFTKQTESTLAISAKHLNASDHVLLIDDFLANGHAARALIDLIGQAGASIAGIGVVIEKSFQRGRAELDEQGYRVESLARIGSLKDGQVSFIE